TAATATCCATCAACTCAAAATTTTATTAAACTGCTGTTTTGACCATTTCAAGAGCTATGTCCGCTTTAATAGCTCTGCTCTCGTCTCCTCTTACAAAATTATTATTCTAAGAAAAGCATTTGCGGGATCAAAAGATTTAAATCAACGCATTTTTTATATCTCCCCTTAATATCTTCATTATCTATCTGAGCTTGGTTATTGTTATGTTCTAAACCATTATACGCTATTGGAATGCAATGAATTAATTCGCATAACTTTAAAAAATATTTATTAAATGCGATCCTGTAATGCTCTCTTCTCTTGCTAAAATTTAATTATTTTATCTTTTCCTGTTTTTTGTATTCATTATATTTCTCCATCAATCGCATTTAGTATTTTCTATTTTATATTTGGCTTTAGCTTTTTATCAGATTAGCATATTTCTTTAGGATACCTCATTTTTTTCAAATCGCCTTTTCAACAAATCTTTTATTGCAACTATTGCATTTATACATTTGTTTTATAACGTATTTATTATATCTTTTACCAGCATTTACAACATCTTCACATCCATAATATTGGGCATTTCATTTTCCCCCAAAGAGAAAATGAAAAGGGATTTATAGATGTCAGGAATATGTGGAAAAGCAAATTCCCGAAAAATTAAAATAAAAATACAAGCATTTCAATCTATGAAGCTAGAAGAAGAATTTCCTCTGTTAAAGGAGATAAAAAGCGAGGAAATAAGAGGGAAGGTTGAGAAATGTTACGAAATTGCAATGAAAAGAGGAAAATGGAATAGCTTGAGAGAAATACCATTTACATTACTCCTTGAAAAGCCATATTCATATGTTGAGCATGTAAATAATGTAGCAAAGATGGCATATGAGATAGGAAAGATTAAGGGATTAAATATGGACAACTTAATTGCGGGTGCAATTCTGCATGATATAGGAAAACTGCTTGAATATGAAAAGAAGGATGGAAAGGTTGTTAAATCAAAATTTGGAAAATATATTCGCCATCCTGTGAGTGGGGCATCAATTGCAATGGAAGTAGGGCTTAATGATGAGATAGTGAATATAATTGCTTCTCATTCAAAAGAAGGAGAATTTGTTGAAAGATGCGAGGAAGCGATAGTTATTCATCACTGTGACTTTATAGATTTTGAAATTGCGGGTGGTAAACCATGAAAATAAATGAAGAAAGTTTTTCCGGAACTGAAAATGAGAGAGATTGCATAGTTAGAGTTTTTCCTGGAGATGGAGAAATTATTCTGAAAAGCAAGATATCTCTATACAAAGAGCACATAGAAGAAATAGTTAGGAAAAGGCTGGAGGAAATTGATGTAAAAGCAAATGTTGAAATAACTGAAAATGGGGCAATAGATTATGTTATAATATCACGCCTTGAATCCGCAATTGCAAAAGCAACAGGTGAGGATATTGTTGATAAAAAATTTAAAAGAGGAAAAACATCAAAGGATAGGATCAGGAGGAGTAGATTATATATTCCAGGAAATAATCCCAGGTTAATAAATAGTGTTGGAGTATATGAATGCGATTGTATAATTCTTGATTTAGAAGATTCTGTAATTTTTGAGCATAAAATAGATGCACGTTATCTCGTAAAAAATGCTTTAAAAAATCTTGATTTTGGAAAATCTGAAATATGGGTAAGAATAAATAAGGAAATGGCAAGAGATGATATATTGCAAATAGCATATGGAAATCCTCATGGACTATGTATTCCAAAAACAGAGAGCAAGGAAGATGTAGAGGTAATAGAAAAAATAATTGATGAAGCAGGTCTTGATTGCTATTTAATGCCAATAATAGAAACTGCTAAAGGAGTTGCAAATGCAAATGAAATTGCGAGAGCAAGTGAAAGAATTGTTGCAATTGCATTTGGGGCGGAAGATTATTCAAGGGATGTAGGATGCAAGCGCACCTGGGAAGCATTATTTTATCCAAGATGCCAAGTTTTAATTGCGTGCAAATCTGCTGGTTTGCAGGCTTTAGATACAATTTATCCAAATGCTGAAGATGAAAAAGGACTGAGCGAAGAAGCGAGAAGAGTTTTTGAAATGGGTTTTGATGGAAAGGGAGCAATTCATCCTTCCCAGATTGAAATAATTCATGAATGTTTTACTCCAACAGCTGAGGAAATAGAGGAAGCAAAGAGAATAATAGAAAAAATAGAAGAGGCCAAGAAAAAAGGGTTAGGTACCGCTACTATTGATGGAAGAATGATTGATTTGCCTGTTGAGAGGAAAGCAAGGAGAATACTAAAGCTTGCGGAGATAAAATAAAATATCCTAATGCTATTTTATTCCAGCAGGGGTAGCCAAGCGGATAAAGGCGCAAGGTTCAGGGCCTTGTGGCGCAGGCCTTCGTGGGTTCGAAATGCAAACGAAAATCCCACCCCCTGCATTTCTAGCTTTTTGGAAGAATTTTAATAAATTCGGGATTTAGTATTATGAAATTGTTTCATTCCAAGGAGATAGATTTTCAAAAAATAGCTCTCGCCCTTAAAGAAAATTTTGGGGTTGAAATAAAAGATGCCGGGTTTCTTGAGGTGCCAGTGAATGGATATAATAAAAGGAGGGGGCAATATGATGCAAAATATCTTTTGAAATTTATTTCAGATGCCTCAATATGGGTTGTGGATGTAGATATCTATATTGAAGGAATGAACTTTGTTTTTGGGCTCACAATCGCGAATAGGGCAATTGTATCCAGTTATAGAATTCCTCAAGAAATAATAGCAAAGGAAGTTGTTCATGAAGTTGGGCATTTATTTGGTTTGAATCATTGTAAAAATGAATGTGTAATGAGATTCTCAAATAGTGTGGCGGATGCAATTACGAAGCAAGCATTTTTATGCTGTGATTGCAAGAAAAAATTGGGGAAGAGATAAAGGGGTAAGAGATTAAATCCAGCCCCTATCCTTCATTGCCTGAACAACTCTTTCGACACTTACTATGTATGCTGCGGTTCTCATATGAATATCTTTTCCTTTTTTCTTGTATTCCTCCCTCTTATTTATTACATCCCAGAATGCCTGGCTCATCTTTTTATCAAGTTTTTCATATACTTCTTCATAGTCCCAGTAATAGCCATATACATTCTGTACCCATTCAAAGTAGCTAACTGTTACTCCACCCGCATTTGCAAGGAAATCCGGTAAAACAAGCACTCCTTTCTTATGAAGTATTACATCCGCTTCAGGTGTTGTTGGACCATTTGCAAGCTCAAGCAATATTTTTGCTTTTATCTTATTTGCATTTCCTCCATGTATTACATTTTCAATAGCTGCTGGTATGAGCACATCTACTTTAAGCTCTAACAGTTCTTCATTTGTTATCTTCTTGCCATCTTTGTATGCGGTTACACTTCCTTCCTTTTCTTTTATTTCAACTGCCTTATCGAAAGGAATTCCATCCTCATTGTATATTCCTCCTTTTGTATCGCTTATTGCAACAACCTTGGCATTTTTGAACAATTTCTTTACAAGCAAGTGAGCATATTGGCCAGCGTTTCCATATCCTTGAATTGCAACAGTTACCGCATTTTCTGGATTTACATTTTCCTTGATTTTCATAAGCTCTCCATATGATTTATGCATATTTTCCATATTTGACTCAAGCAGCAGATTTATATATTTTGCTCCTTCTCTGAGCACAAACATCCCTCCCCTGGCGGTGGCATCCGCCCTGCCCTTGCTTCCTCCTATGGTGAGGGGTTTGCCCGTTATTACGCCTGGAGCATTGTAGCCAACTATTTTGCTGTATTCATCCATCATCCATGCCATTATCTGGGGGTTTGTATATACATCTGGAGCGGGTATATCTTTTTCTGGGCCAACGAAGCGAGAAATAGCTCTTATGTATCCTCTTGCAAGTCTCTCCTTTTCTGCTTCACTCATTTCTTTTGGATTGCATATTATACCTCCCTTTCCCCCTCCATAAGGAAGATCAACGATTGCAGTTTTCCATGTCATCCATGCAGCTAACGCCTTCACTGTATCTAAATTCTCTTCTGGATGCCATCTTATTCCACCTTTAGTTGGTCCTCTTGCATCATTATATTGCACCCTGAAACCAGTAAAAATTTTTGTTTCTCCATTGTCCATTTTAACTGGTATAGTTACTATCAATGTCCTCATTGGCTCTCTTAGCATCTGATGCGAAGCTTCATCAAGCTCCATTATTTTTGCCGCTTCATCCAACTGCTTTTGAGCTATTTTAAAAGGGTTTTTTTCTTCCATATTTTCACCACTGATAATAAAAAAACTAAATTTAAAGCTGATTTGATAATTGTTAGCATGTGTCACGAAAGTATTTAATGATTAAAAAGGATAGCCCTTAGGATGGAAAAAGAGCCACCACCTAAAGGCGATATGCATGCTACTAACTATAGCTGCAGAGGCAAAGAAAGATTTGAAGGAAATTTTGGTAGCTCTCTCCATCTCAACTTTTGGTGATTTACTAACCGCTTTATCAATGGGCTATTTTAATGAAGCATTGAGTGTTTTTCCCGCTCTTTTAATATTAATTCCTCCAGCAATAGATATGAGAGGAAACATTTTTTCTTCTCTGGGCTCTAGATTGGGAACATATCTACATACTGGTGAGATAACTCTTGGAAAGAAAAATTCTTTGCTAAGAGATAATATTTTCTCCTCTTTTAATTTAACTTTTTCGATGAGCTTTTTCCTCGGTTTCATTTCCTGGATAATTGCGAGAAGGATTGGCATGGAAGCAAGTTTTCTTGAATTAATTTTAATTTCATATCTTGCTGGCTTATTTTCCGCATTTATAATGCTTTTTTTAACCTTAAATGTTGTTTTCTTTGGATATAGAAAAGGATGGAATCCGGATAACATAATCGCTCCAATAATAACATTTGCGGGAGATGTTTTTACTCTCCCTTTATTATTCATTTCACTGAAAATTATTGGCAAAATTGACCATAAAATCCAGTTTGTTATGCTATTATTTTTTGTATT
This window of the Thermoplasmatales archaeon genome carries:
- a CDS encoding HDIG domain-containing protein codes for the protein MKLEEEFPLLKEIKSEEIRGKVEKCYEIAMKRGKWNSLREIPFTLLLEKPYSYVEHVNNVAKMAYEIGKIKGLNMDNLIAGAILHDIGKLLEYEKKDGKVVKSKFGKYIRHPVSGASIAMEVGLNDEIVNIIASHSKEGEFVERCEEAIVIHHCDFIDFEIAGGKP
- a CDS encoding HpcH/HpaI aldolase/citrate lyase family protein, whose protein sequence is MKINEESFSGTENERDCIVRVFPGDGEIILKSKISLYKEHIEEIVRKRLEEIDVKANVEITENGAIDYVIISRLESAIAKATGEDIVDKKFKRGKTSKDRIRRSRLYIPGNNPRLINSVGVYECDCIILDLEDSVIFEHKIDARYLVKNALKNLDFGKSEIWVRINKEMARDDILQIAYGNPHGLCIPKTESKEDVEVIEKIIDEAGLDCYLMPIIETAKGVANANEIARASERIVAIAFGAEDYSRDVGCKRTWEALFYPRCQVLIACKSAGLQALDTIYPNAEDEKGLSEEARRVFEMGFDGKGAIHPSQIEIIHECFTPTAEEIEEAKRIIEKIEEAKKKGLGTATIDGRMIDLPVERKARRILKLAEIK
- a CDS encoding peptidase, encoding MKLFHSKEIDFQKIALALKENFGVEIKDAGFLEVPVNGYNKRRGQYDAKYLLKFISDASIWVVDVDIYIEGMNFVFGLTIANRAIVSSYRIPQEIIAKEVVHEVGHLFGLNHCKNECVMRFSNSVADAITKQAFLCCDCKKKLGKR
- a CDS encoding Glu/Leu/Phe/Val dehydrogenase, which produces MEEKNPFKIAQKQLDEAAKIMELDEASHQMLREPMRTLIVTIPVKMDNGETKIFTGFRVQYNDARGPTKGGIRWHPEENLDTVKALAAWMTWKTAIVDLPYGGGKGGIICNPKEMSEAEKERLARGYIRAISRFVGPEKDIPAPDVYTNPQIMAWMMDEYSKIVGYNAPGVITGKPLTIGGSKGRADATARGGMFVLREGAKYINLLLESNMENMHKSYGELMKIKENVNPENAVTVAIQGYGNAGQYAHLLVKKLFKNAKVVAISDTKGGIYNEDGIPFDKAVEIKEKEGSVTAYKDGKKITNEELLELKVDVLIPAAIENVIHGGNANKIKAKILLELANGPTTPEADVILHKKGVLVLPDFLANAGGVTVSYFEWVQNVYGYYWDYEEVYEKLDKKMSQAFWDVINKREEYKKKGKDIHMRTAAYIVSVERVVQAMKDRGWI
- a CDS encoding magnesium transporter, encoding MLLTIAAEAKKDLKEILVALSISTFGDLLTALSMGYFNEALSVFPALLILIPPAIDMRGNIFSSLGSRLGTYLHTGEITLGKKNSLLRDNIFSSFNLTFSMSFFLGFISWIIARRIGMEASFLELILISYLAGLFSAFIMLFLTLNVVFFGYRKGWNPDNIIAPIITFAGDVFTLPLLFISLKIIGKIDHKIQFVMLLFFVFLTILSFSKIKKKNFRRIIIESTPLLIVCALLSSASGATLGFQHTELFAIPALLTIIPAFLEDGGAIGGILAARFSSALFTGEIKFAKKPPRKVLRLFAIVHFVGFIEFFSIGVIGYAVNRAFMIEANIFQMIAISVIAGQILILIMDLMAYYTSIYSFKIGINPDNVTIPILTSVADFAGALCVVGVAYLFL